The Shewanella mangrovisoli genome has a window encoding:
- a CDS encoding methyl-accepting chemotaxis protein → MNYKNWPIAKQIGALAFVLTLIIFCILSTLSYKSASNVLEDKGISAMKAEMHAVSDMLELQYDSLLQLARRNADVFKEMYPGQFSRPDKTVNVLGVSTPALLHEKEQINSSKSKVDRFANLTGGTATVFVRDGDDFVRIATSLKKADGSRALGTFLGKTHPGYPTLIKGEVYEGYAKLFGKDYMTVYRPIKDAQGQVIGILYIGFEITQSLTQLQAAVNKITLEETGSFLLMRKADNVLVANPKFNAGEPVTESMLDGLTLSQATQDQSEFRYTNSKNQPMFAYTQTVNGWNWMLIGQVNANRLNEESLLLLTINAIVAVTGIVLITVLLSLVLLRSLKPLHALQQHMEILGRGDFSHPLPPSASDSNNEVDKITTSVSTMSSELRQLISALQASVQSIEQQASKAQRVAKQNGEEAQALMQQTDQIATAIEEMSTSIRDVANHAQDGANQSHQVDIAAKEGQQQQTQVVQDLLKLSQQLSSSHQAVEKVSQESEAISKVTEVINSIAEQTNLLALNAAIEAARAGEQGRGFAVVADEVRTLAQRTQSSILEISQTIDKLQSQVKTTTSQMAQSHQLGIASANQGEETGKQLEEITRRIGELAISSRNIASATEQQSSVAQEITHNLHQISELANEGEHRAAETVNSANDLSSLAVALKQQISQFKA, encoded by the coding sequence ATGAACTATAAAAATTGGCCTATTGCAAAACAGATTGGTGCCCTCGCTTTTGTCCTTACCCTGATCATTTTCTGCATACTGAGTACCCTCTCCTACAAATCCGCGTCCAACGTGCTCGAAGATAAAGGCATCAGTGCCATGAAAGCCGAGATGCACGCCGTATCTGACATGCTAGAGCTGCAATACGATAGCTTGCTGCAACTAGCAAGACGCAATGCCGATGTCTTTAAGGAAATGTACCCCGGCCAATTTAGTCGCCCAGATAAAACCGTGAATGTGCTCGGCGTCAGCACCCCTGCACTACTGCATGAAAAAGAACAAATTAACTCGTCAAAGAGTAAAGTTGACCGCTTTGCCAACCTCACGGGCGGGACCGCTACAGTGTTTGTGCGCGATGGGGATGACTTTGTGCGGATTGCAACCTCGTTAAAAAAGGCCGATGGTAGCCGCGCACTCGGCACTTTCCTCGGTAAAACCCATCCCGGTTATCCAACGCTTATCAAAGGTGAGGTTTACGAAGGCTACGCCAAACTCTTTGGCAAAGACTATATGACAGTCTATCGTCCAATTAAGGATGCCCAAGGGCAAGTGATTGGGATCTTATATATCGGCTTTGAAATCACTCAATCCCTCACACAGTTACAAGCCGCGGTGAATAAAATCACCCTAGAAGAAACCGGTAGCTTCCTGCTGATGCGCAAAGCCGACAATGTGTTGGTCGCCAATCCTAAATTTAATGCGGGCGAGCCAGTCACTGAGTCCATGCTCGATGGATTAACCCTTAGCCAAGCCACACAGGACCAATCGGAGTTTCGCTACACCAACAGTAAAAACCAACCTATGTTTGCCTACACCCAAACGGTGAATGGGTGGAATTGGATGTTGATTGGTCAAGTGAATGCAAACAGATTAAATGAAGAGAGCCTACTGCTACTGACCATCAACGCCATAGTGGCGGTCACAGGCATAGTACTCATCACAGTGCTGTTATCCTTAGTGCTGCTGCGTTCGCTTAAACCTTTACACGCACTTCAGCAACATATGGAAATTCTCGGCAGAGGGGACTTTAGTCATCCGCTTCCCCCATCCGCCTCAGATAGCAACAACGAAGTCGATAAGATCACCACTAGCGTGTCGACCATGTCATCGGAATTACGACAATTAATCAGTGCATTGCAAGCCTCAGTGCAAAGTATTGAACAGCAAGCCTCTAAGGCACAGCGGGTTGCCAAGCAAAACGGCGAAGAAGCCCAGGCATTGATGCAACAAACGGATCAAATCGCCACCGCGATCGAAGAAATGTCCACCTCCATCCGCGATGTCGCCAACCATGCTCAAGATGGTGCGAATCAGAGTCATCAAGTGGATATCGCCGCCAAAGAAGGCCAACAGCAACAAACCCAAGTGGTGCAAGATCTGTTGAAACTGAGCCAACAACTCAGTAGCAGCCATCAGGCCGTCGAAAAAGTCAGCCAAGAGAGTGAGGCCATCAGTAAAGTCACCGAGGTGATTAACAGCATTGCCGAACAAACCAACCTGCTCGCCCTCAACGCGGCCATTGAAGCGGCCCGCGCAGGAGAACAGGGTCGAGGCTTTGCCGTGGTCGCCGATGAGGTGCGAACCTTAGCGCAGCGGACACAATCCTCCATTCTGGAAATTTCGCAAACCATTGATAAGCTGCAATCTCAAGTGAAAACAACCACCAGCCAAATGGCGCAGAGCCACCAGCTGGGTATTGCATCGGCTAATCAAGGGGAAGAAACCGGCAAGCAGCTGGAGGAAATCACCCGCAGAATTGGCGAATTGGCGATTAGCTCACGTAATATTGCCTCGGCGACTGAGCAACAAAGCAGTGTTGCCCAAGAGATCACCCATAATCTGCACCAGATAAGCGAACTGGCTAATGAGGGTGAGCACAGAGCGGCCGAAACAGTGAACTCGGCAAATGATCTATCCTCACTCGCTGTCGCGCTTAAACAGCAAATCAGCCAATTTAAAGCCTAA